From Vreelandella neptunia, the proteins below share one genomic window:
- a CDS encoding TonB-dependent receptor — MHAPSLSKLSFAKLPFTKPFSSPSFVSLSSLIGTGLLLSFSNGVSAQNTASGTSSSASADDTMVVVGSRTPSQISQIPGAVWVIDKEMLQQQTRNGADLKTALGHLVPGLDLAPQGRTNYGQNMRGRGVQVLIDGVSLNSSRGLSRQFDAIDPFNIERVEVLSGASSLYGGGATGGLINIITRKGEEGLNWRTEAGITSGFNNSDDMDRRLSQSISGGNERVQGYLGTAIGDNGRHYDGSGQEIFPDIAQTDLQDNRSIDVLGNLSFSLTDEQSLELGAQLYRSGYEGDRGVYFPNLDAATPNLNDAEIRDGYRSQRDPETDRKLVNVNYHHANLWGQNFYLQAFHREEESSFQAFPYPVADGLQFRASQQNTDLSGIKALFESRLGDDVSLTYGLDLDRETFDASQMLFDTDISDASGGLVQQASGVEPRYPGYQVDGLSGFLQGDWQATQALKLSAGLRQQHMDVEVDEFKGIPGGKNDYEATLFNASALYDYRNGHQNWLQFSQGFELPDPAKYYGKSPDVSVDNNPLSAIETDQVELGWRYQGGNWTAQTALYYAWSDKAVENAEDLSVSVVDEKKRDFGLESAVTRYFDNGLEAGGTLHLVRSEQENDQGEWEKRDARYASLSSATAFIGWTDYVRSARLQANHNFDLKDDADREIDGNTTLDLSLSQETNFGTLSLGVQNLLDDQYSTVWGQRAAMFYSPYYGPEYLYDYQGRGRTYTLNWSMAY; from the coding sequence ATGCACGCCCCGTCATTATCAAAGCTGTCTTTTGCAAAGCTGCCTTTTACAAAGCCGTTTTCTTCGCCGTCGTTTGTTTCACTATCGAGTCTTATTGGCACAGGTCTGTTACTGAGCTTCTCCAACGGCGTTTCCGCCCAAAACACTGCCTCTGGTACTTCGTCTAGCGCCAGCGCCGACGACACCATGGTGGTCGTAGGGTCGCGTACCCCCAGCCAGATCAGCCAGATTCCGGGTGCTGTATGGGTCATTGATAAAGAGATGCTGCAACAGCAGACCCGCAATGGTGCAGACCTAAAGACAGCATTGGGGCATCTGGTGCCGGGGCTGGATCTAGCGCCTCAAGGGCGCACCAATTATGGGCAAAACATGCGTGGCCGGGGCGTGCAGGTGCTCATCGATGGTGTGTCGCTAAACAGTTCCCGGGGGCTTTCCCGACAGTTCGATGCCATTGATCCCTTCAATATTGAGCGCGTGGAGGTGCTTTCCGGCGCCAGCAGCCTGTATGGCGGCGGTGCGACGGGGGGCTTGATCAATATCATTACCCGCAAAGGTGAAGAAGGCCTGAACTGGCGTACCGAAGCTGGCATCACCTCTGGCTTCAATAACAGCGATGATATGGATCGGCGTCTGTCACAATCGATCAGCGGCGGCAATGAGCGGGTTCAAGGCTATCTGGGTACCGCCATTGGTGACAACGGCCGCCACTATGACGGCAGCGGCCAGGAAATATTCCCCGATATCGCCCAGACCGACCTGCAGGACAATCGCAGCATTGATGTTTTGGGCAATCTCTCTTTTAGTTTGACCGATGAACAGAGCCTGGAGCTGGGCGCCCAGCTGTACCGTTCAGGCTATGAAGGTGATCGGGGTGTTTATTTTCCCAATCTCGACGCGGCCACGCCCAACTTGAACGATGCCGAAATTCGCGATGGCTACCGTTCACAGCGCGATCCGGAAACCGACCGTAAGCTCGTCAACGTCAACTATCACCACGCCAACCTGTGGGGGCAAAACTTCTACCTGCAGGCGTTTCACCGCGAGGAGGAGTCCAGCTTCCAGGCCTTTCCCTACCCAGTCGCCGACGGCCTGCAATTTCGCGCCTCACAGCAAAACACCGATTTAAGCGGCATCAAAGCGCTGTTTGAATCGCGCCTGGGTGATGACGTTTCGCTAACTTACGGCCTCGATCTGGATCGTGAAACCTTCGATGCCAGCCAGATGCTGTTCGATACCGACATCTCGGATGCCTCCGGCGGCCTGGTTCAGCAGGCATCAGGGGTTGAACCCCGCTACCCCGGTTATCAGGTAGACGGGCTTTCAGGCTTCCTCCAGGGCGACTGGCAGGCCACCCAGGCGCTCAAGCTCTCCGCAGGGTTGCGGCAGCAGCATATGGACGTCGAGGTGGATGAATTTAAAGGGATTCCTGGCGGCAAGAATGACTACGAAGCGACGCTCTTCAATGCCAGCGCCCTCTACGACTACCGCAACGGACACCAGAACTGGCTGCAGTTTAGCCAGGGCTTCGAACTGCCAGATCCCGCCAAATACTACGGCAAGAGCCCCGACGTCAGTGTCGATAACAACCCGTTATCTGCCATCGAGACAGATCAAGTAGAGCTAGGCTGGCGCTACCAGGGGGGCAACTGGACGGCCCAAACAGCGCTTTACTACGCCTGGTCGGACAAGGCAGTAGAGAACGCCGAGGATTTAAGCGTCAGCGTTGTGGATGAGAAGAAGCGCGACTTCGGCCTGGAAAGCGCCGTGACCCGTTACTTCGATAATGGCCTGGAGGCCGGGGGCACTCTGCACCTGGTGCGTTCCGAGCAGGAGAACGACCAAGGGGAGTGGGAGAAACGTGACGCCCGCTATGCCTCGCTCTCTTCAGCCACCGCCTTTATTGGCTGGACGGACTATGTACGTTCAGCTCGCTTGCAGGCCAACCACAACTTCGACTTAAAAGACGATGCCGACCGGGAGATCGATGGCAATACCACCCTCGACTTATCGCTCAGCCAGGAAACCAATTTTGGCACCTTAAGCCTGGGCGTGCAGAACCTGCTGGATGATCAGTACTCCACCGTCTGGGGACAACGAGCCGCCATGTTCTATTCGCCCTACTACGGCCCAGAGTACCTCTACGACTACCAGGGCCGCGGGCGCACTTACACCCTGAACTGGTCGATGGCGTACTGA